A window of Acidimicrobiia bacterium genomic DNA:
GAAGACGCCGGGCCGGAGCTGGCGCGCGTCGTCGTCGACTTCATCGCATCGACCCGCTGACCGCCAGCCGCCCCTCTGCCCGGGCGCGGGTTCGCACGCGGCACGGGCTCCAGACCGGACCGGGAGCCTCCGGGGGGAAGGAAGCGGGCCGCGGATGGGCACTCGCGCCGCGTACGAGCCGACGCCGGCGACCGGGGTCGGACGGAGCAGAGGGATGTGGGAGGCCTGACTCCGCCCGACCGTCACGGTACGCCTACGACCGTCAGCGTACTTCATAAACCTGATCGGTCAAGTTGTATTTAGCGAAGCGTGTGTCAGGTCACCGTGAGGCAGCCCGCGCACGTCGCCCTGCCGCCGTCAGCGTTGACGACGGTCACGTCACGCACGCCGGTTTTCACGTGACGAGCGATCGTCACGGTGACTCCCCTGAGTCCTTGACTGCCGCTCGGCGGCGAGAGCGAGATGCCACCACCGCTCACGATCACCTTCGTGTTCTTGTAGAACGGCCCGCCCCGGATGTCGAGGGGCGTGCTCGACCCGCGAGGGGCTGAACTCGGGTCGATGCTCGAGATCGACGGACTCTTCGTCACGGTGAAGCACGCAGTACAACTCAGGGACCCGCTGACACTCGTGATCGTCGCGGCCGAGTCGCCCAAGGTCGCGCCCGCGTCGACGACGACGTGCGCGATGAGCTTGTTGGGGCTGACGACCCGGGAGACTGACGCACTGATCCCAGGCGTTGCGAAAGCGATCGTGCTGGAGCCGGTGAAGCCGCTCCCGTAGAACGTGACGTTCGTCGACGAGCCCTGCGCGCGGTAGCCCTGCTCGATGCAGAGCTTGCTCGGATCGAGCAAGCTCACGGAGACGCGTGGCCCCGTCGCCTTCGTCAAGACACTCTGGGTGTCGTCGGGACCGGCAACAACACTCGTGTCGGCATACGAGATGCGATACGTGCCGGGATGACAGCGGGCCCGGAAGGTTGTGTTCGCCAGATGGATGTCGCCGGTCACGGTCGAGGTGCCGAAGACCGCGAGCACCAGATCCGTGGCCCCGCCGCCGCCCTGGTTGATGAAGGGCGACATCGGGCTGCTCGTGGCGTCCGATCCCATCCAATAGTTCGTCGGCGGGTACTCGAGGTCCGCTTCGACCACCTGCGCGTCGTCGTGCGCGATCTTCATGCGTTGCTCGAACGTGAACTCCGAGCCCGGCTGGACCGTCATCTGGCTCGGCACCGAGTAGATCCGTGCGTTCGGCACGGCCGCGGGCGCGGCGCCCGCCGGCGGCGCACTCCCGACACCAACCAGGCCGAGCATCGCCGCGGCGGCGACCGGAACGACCCAGAACCTCGCGCGCCCGCGCCGCAACGCGTTCGACCACAAACGTTGACCCACAACAGCCCCTTTGCGAAAGCGAGCGTCAGCTGGCGACGGTCGCGGTCCCACTTTCCCGTGTGCCGAGAGGCTGCATCCAAGGCGGTGCGCTGTCAACCACCGCCGAGGAAAAGCGGGAATCAGATCCGCGCGCGCTGCGGGACGACGACGTACTTCGGGTCACGCGCCGATTGCGTGCCCGCGGCCGTGATCGCGAACCGTTGCAGTGCCGCGCCCGTGAAGACGAGCGCCGCGCCGAGACGGCGCGTCACGCGCGGAACGAGCAGCGCAGCACCTGCGACCGTCGTCGCGCGCGCGGCCGTCTCGAGGCGCGCGGCCTCGCCTTCCTCGTACACCTCGCCGATGAACGAACCGAGTCGCTTGCGCATCGCCGCGACCGCGCCGATCTCCGCGATCGCGCCGAGCAACGCGAGCCGCGTCGCCGCCTCGGGAACGCGACCCGGCGGCGCGACGAGCACCGCGGCCGCGCCCGCGCTCGCGGCCGTACCCGCGGCGAACACGAACGGCAGCTCGCGGTACGCGTCGTGCCAAACAGGCACCGCGGTGTCGGCAACCAACACGCCCGTGTACGTCGCGATCGCGGGCGCGAGGCCGGCGGCGACGACGCTTCCGACGCGCGCGACACCGGTCAGTCCGATCTCGTCCGCGAGCGCTGCGGCGCCGACTGCGGGTCCGTACGCCGTGAGCAACCAGGTGCCCATGTTCATGGGCGACGACGGTCGGAACACGCGCAGCATGTGATGGAAGCGGTCCTGCCGACCGAGGTCGGCGACGAGGAAGCCGGCCCCGGCGGCGATCGCGACCAACGCGGTTGCCCGAGCGCGGCGCGCGCCTCGCCGATCGCCGGACCACGCGAGCGCCTCCGCGAGCAACGACGAGCCCGCGGAGACACCACCCACGAACATGTACGCGGGGATCCAGTGCTTCCACACCGGCGTCTTCAGGACCGGCCGGTCGTAGTACGTCCGGAACTCGGCGGGCGGAACCATGGCGCGCTCGCCGCGACCGCGGCCGCGCGGGCTCATCGCCGGCGCCCGGCGACCGCGGCGGTGAGGCCGACGAGCGCGACCGCCGCACCCGCGGCCGCCTTCCACATCGCGCGCACGTCGCGCGTCGTCACCACGGGGTCGGGCGGGAGCCGGTACACCTCGGGGTCGTCGAGCAGCAGGAAGAACGCGCCCATGCCGCCGACGCCGTCACCGTCGTCGTCGCCGTAGAGGCGCGCCGCGGTGACCCCGCGACCGTGCAGCGTCTCGACGCGGTCGCGCGCGCGCTCACGCAGCTCTGAGAGCGGACCGAACTGGATCGACTTCGTCGGGCACGCCTGCGCGCACGCGGGCTCGAGACCGACGTGCAGCCGGTCGTAACACAACGTGCACTTCCACACGCGACCGTCGGCGTGGCGCTGGTCGATGACGCCGAACGGGCACGCGGGCACGCAGTATCCGCAGCCGTTGCAGATGTCCTCCTGCACCACAACCGTGCCGAACTCCGTGCGGAACAGCGCGCCGGTCGGGCACACGTCGAGACACGCGGCGTGCGTGCAGTGCTTGCAGACATCGGAGCTCATCAACCAGCGGAAGCCGTCGTGCGTTTCGGGCGGCGTCGCCGGCAACGCGTCGAGGTCCACCTCGGCGACGAGGTCGCGCGCCTCGGTCAGGCCCGCGTCCTGACCGCCGAGAGGTATCGCCTGCTCGATGAACGCGACGTGGCGCCATGTGCTCGCGCCGAGCGTGCCGGTGTTGTCGTAGGAGCTGTCGAGGAAGACGAGGCCGTCCTCGGGGACGTCGTTCCATTCCTTGCAGGCGACCTCGCAGGCCTTGCACCCGATGCAGATCGACGTGTCGGTGAAGAAGCCGACGCGCTCCCCCGGAGCGTCCCATCCCGCGGCGCGCGCGGGATCGGCCAACGGACGTGCGCTCACGTGCGGATCCCGGCCTTCCGGCGATAGCGCTCGACGAATGCGAGCAGTGCGGGTCCACGCGGTCGTCGTCCGGCGACGATGTCGCACGTCGCGGCCTTGACCTCCTGGATGTGCACGTTCGGATCGAGCGCGAGTGCGAACAGATCGTTCGCGGAGTCGCCCGTCGACAGACCGCGCTGACCCCAGTGGTACGGCAGCCCGACCTGATGCACGACCTGGCCCTGCACCGCGAGCGGCGCGACACGATCCGTCACCTTCACGCGCGCCTCCACCGCGGTACGCGCGGTCACGATCGTCGCCCACCCGCCGGATGTGAGATCACGCAGCTGCGCGAGCTCGGGGCTCACCTCGCAGAAGAACTCGGGCTGCAACTCGGCGAGGTGCGAAACGTTGCGACTCATGCCGCCCGCGGTGTGGTGCTCCGTGAGTCGGTAGGTCGTGACGACGAACGGGAACACGTCCTCGCCGGCGTGACCGTTGGGCGGGTTGTAGTCGTTGCCGCGCGCGTCGAACGTCTGCACGGTCGGGTTCGCGCGCTGTCCGTACAGCAGGTTGCGGAACGGCGACTCGTAGGGCTCGTAGTGCGTCGGGAACGGGCCGTCCATCACACCCGCGGGCGCGTACAGCCAGCCGCGCCCGTCGGCCTGCATGATGAACGGCTCGTCGCCCGCGATCGCGGCGCCGCCCTTTGCGTCGTCGGGCGGCTCGTAGTCGGGGGGTCGATCGGCGACGAAGTCGGCGACGTCCGGTCCCTTCCACTTGCCTTCGTCGGCGTCCCATTCGACGTAGCGCTTGCGATCCGACCAGGCGTTCCCGTCGGGATCCGCGGACGCGCGGTTGTAGAGCATGCGACGGTTCGCGGGCCATGCCCAGCCCCACTCCGGCGCGACCCAGCTCTGCTCCGACCCCGGCTTGCGTCGCTTCGTCTGGTTCACGTCGTCGGCGTAGCAACCGCAGTAGATCCAGCAGCCGCACTTCGTCGAGCCGTCGGCCTTCAAATCGGTGTACGACGACAGCGCCTTGCCGTCGGCGCCGGTTCCGTTGACCTCGCGCAGCACCGCGTCCGCGCTCGGCTCCGCGATCTCGCCCTCGGTCGGGTAATCCCACGTGAGGTCGAGCAACGGCCGGTCGCGCGGATCGGTCGACGACGCGAGCTTCTCGCGCAGCACGCGGCCGAGGTGGAACGCGAACCACAGCTCCGAGCGCGCGTCACCGGGCGGATCGACCGCCTTGTGGTGCCACTGCAAGAGGCGCTGCGTGTTCGTGAACGTGCCGTCCTTCTCCGTGTGCGCGGCCGCAGGCATGAAGAACACCTCGGTGGCGATGTCCTCGGTGCGCAGCTCGCCGGTCGCGATCTCGGGCGCGTCGTGCCAGAACGACGCGCTCTCGATCTCCGAGAAATCGCGCACGACGAGCCACTCCGCGGCCGCGAGCGCGAACCGTTGGAGCTTTCCGTTCGCGGAGCCGACCGCCGGGTTCTCCCCCATCACGAAGTAGCCGTGGACCTTCTGCTCGATCATGTCGAGCGTCGTCTGATACGTCGAGTGATCGCCGGTGATGCGCGGCAGGTAGTCGTAGCAGTAGTCGTTCTCGGCGGTCGCGGCGTCACCCCACCACGACTTCAAGAAGCTCACCATGTACGTGTCCATCGCGCCCCAGAAGCCGCTCTTCGAGGCGGAGCGGTCGATGTACTCGTCGAGCGTGTCGAGCTCGGGGTGCGGCATCGGCAGGTACCCGGGGAGGATGTTGTAGAGAGTCGGGATGTCGGTCGAGCCCTGGATCGACGCGTGACCGCGCAGCGCCATGATCCCGCCGCCGGGACGGCCGATGTTCCCGAGCAACAACTGCACGATCGCGGCGGTGCGGATGTACTGCACACCGACGGTGTGCTGCGTCCACCCGACCGCGTAGCAGAACGCGCCCGTGCGATCCGGACCCGACGCGTCGCACAGCGTCTCGGCGACGCGCAGGAACACGTCGCGCGGCACGCCGCACGCGTCCTCGACCGCCTCGGGCGTATAGCGCGCGTAGTGACGCTTCAGCAGTTGGAACACGCAGCGCGGATCGGTGAGCGACGGATCGAGGTGCTTCGGACGTCCGGACATGCCGCCGTGGCTGCCGTGGCGCTCGCCTCCGGCGGCTTCGTTCTCGGTGTGCAGCTCGCGCTCGCCGGCGGCCGCGAGCTCTTCGCCGGCGTCGCGGTACTGCCAGCTCGACGTGTCGTACGTGTTCTTCTCGGGATCGAATCCCGAGAAGAGACCGTCGAGGTCTTCGGTGTCGAGGAAGCTCTCGTCGACGATCATCGGTGCGTTCGTGTAGCGCTCCACGTACTCGCGGAACTCACGACCGTTCTCGAGGATGTAGTTGACGATGCCGCCGAGGAACACGATGTCGCTGCCCGCGCGCAACGGCACGTGCAGGTCGGCGACTGCGCTCGTCCGGGTGAAGCGAGGATCGACGTGGATGATCGTCGCGCCGCGCTCCTTCGCCTCCATCACCCACTGGAACCCGACCGGATG
This region includes:
- the fdh gene encoding formate dehydrogenase, whose protein sequence is MGVRDRLASWPVVQQLMTRDARGLGPTAQSPRSASLHARTADADRVVKSVCPYCAVGCGQRVFVERGRITQIEGDPDSPISRGRLCPKGAATRQLVNGPGREYRVKYRRPHGTEWEELSLDSAMEMIADRVIDARRRGWQDADDDGKPLRRTLGFAHLGGATLDNEENYLIKKLFTALGAIQIENQARIUHSSTVPGLGTSFGRGGATTFQQDLQHSDCIVIMGSNMAECHPVGFQWVMEAKERGATIIHVDPRFTRTSAVADLHVPLRAGSDIVFLGGIVNYILENGREFREYVERYTNAPMIVDESFLDTEDLDGLFSGFDPEKNTYDTSSWQYRDAGEELAAAGERELHTENEAAGGERHGSHGGMSGRPKHLDPSLTDPRCVFQLLKRHYARYTPEAVEDACGVPRDVFLRVAETLCDASGPDRTGAFCYAVGWTQHTVGVQYIRTAAIVQLLLGNIGRPGGGIMALRGHASIQGSTDIPTLYNILPGYLPMPHPELDTLDEYIDRSASKSGFWGAMDTYMVSFLKSWWGDAATAENDYCYDYLPRITGDHSTYQTTLDMIEQKVHGYFVMGENPAVGSANGKLQRFALAAAEWLVVRDFSEIESASFWHDAPEIATGELRTEDIATEVFFMPAAAHTEKDGTFTNTQRLLQWHHKAVDPPGDARSELWFAFHLGRVLREKLASSTDPRDRPLLDLTWDYPTEGEIAEPSADAVLREVNGTGADGKALSSYTDLKADGSTKCGCWIYCGCYADDVNQTKRRKPGSEQSWVAPEWGWAWPANRRMLYNRASADPDGNAWSDRKRYVEWDADEGKWKGPDVADFVADRPPDYEPPDDAKGGAAIAGDEPFIMQADGRGWLYAPAGVMDGPFPTHYEPYESPFRNLLYGQRANPTVQTFDARGNDYNPPNGHAGEDVFPFVVTTYRLTEHHTAGGMSRNVSHLAELQPEFFCEVSPELAQLRDLTSGGWATIVTARTAVEARVKVTDRVAPLAVQGQVVHQVGLPYHWGQRGLSTGDSANDLFALALDPNVHIQEVKAATCDIVAGRRPRGPALLAFVERYRRKAGIRT
- the nrfD gene encoding NrfD/PsrC family molybdoenzyme membrane anchor subunit, which translates into the protein MVPPAEFRTYYDRPVLKTPVWKHWIPAYMFVGGVSAGSSLLAEALAWSGDRRGARRARATALVAIAAGAGFLVADLGRQDRFHHMLRVFRPSSPMNMGTWLLTAYGPAVGAAALADEIGLTGVARVGSVVAAGLAPAIATYTGVLVADTAVPVWHDAYRELPFVFAAGTAASAGAAAVLVAPPGRVPEAATRLALLGAIAEIGAVAAMRKRLGSFIGEVYEEGEAARLETAARATTVAGAALLVPRVTRRLGAALVFTGAALQRFAITAAGTQSARDPKYVVVPQRARI
- a CDS encoding 4Fe-4S dicluster domain-containing protein; protein product: MSARPLADPARAAGWDAPGERVGFFTDTSICIGCKACEVACKEWNDVPEDGLVFLDSSYDNTGTLGASTWRHVAFIEQAIPLGGQDAGLTEARDLVAEVDLDALPATPPETHDGFRWLMSSDVCKHCTHAACLDVCPTGALFRTEFGTVVVQEDICNGCGYCVPACPFGVIDQRHADGRVWKCTLCYDRLHVGLEPACAQACPTKSIQFGPLSELRERARDRVETLHGRGVTAARLYGDDDGDGVGGMGAFFLLLDDPEVYRLPPDPVVTTRDVRAMWKAAAGAAVALVGLTAAVAGRRR